A single window of Eucalyptus grandis isolate ANBG69807.140 chromosome 1, ASM1654582v1, whole genome shotgun sequence DNA harbors:
- the LOC104433810 gene encoding anthocyanidin 3-O-glucosyltransferase 6 yields the protein MVRAELVFVPSPGLGHLVSTVEMAKLLVDRDHRVSITLLIMKPPHESHSGIDNRTRSLADSMAGRFRFVHLPDIDPITETNPSKIRDLCIESYKPHVKEAIGQLTESDSGPDSPRLAGLVVDMFCTTMIDVANELRVPSYVFFTSGAAFLGLMLHLQRLQDEHGIDSTEFRDSDTELDFPNFTNPLPAKVLPTAYLVKEAAPAYIGHARRFRETKGIFVNTFAELERHVLKSLVDDVIPPVYPVGPILNLTRSTGGTGPSNGSETMKWLDSQPDSSVVFLCFGSRGSFDADAVREFATALERCGHRFLWSLRQPPPKGKVGPPRDYANPMEILPEGFLDRTVEIGKVIGWAPQVDILAHPAVGGFVSHCGWNSTLESIWFGVPIAGLPLYAEQQFNVFEMVVELDLAFEIKMEYRRDVRMKSETTVTAEEIERGIRRVMEPDSEQRKKVKETSEKSRKALDEGGSSCSSLRRLIDDIFNKMP from the coding sequence ATGGTCAGAGCGGAGCTCGTGTTCGTTCCATCGCCGGGCTTGGGCCATCTGGTGTCGACGGTGGAGATGGCGAAGCTTCTGGTCGACCGAGACCACCGCGTGTCCATCACCCTCCTCATCATGAAGCCACCGCACGAGTCTCACTCCGGCATCGACAACCGGACGCGATCGCTCGCCGACTCAATGGCCGGCCGCTTCCGGTTCGTGCATCTTCCTGACATCGACCCGATTACGGAGACCAACCCCAGCAAAATCCGCGATCTGTGCATCGAGAGCTACAAGCCTCACGTGAAAGAAGCTATCGGGCAACTCACCGAGTCCGACTCGGGCCCCGACTCACCTCGGCTCGCGGGGCTCGTTGTCGACATGTTCTGCACAACGATGATCGACGTGGCAAACGAGCTCCGGGTCCCCTCATACGTGTTCTTCACATCGGGGGCCGCCTTTCTGGGCCTGATGCTCCATCTCCAGAGGCTGCAGGATGAACACGGAATCGACTCGACCGAGTTCAGGGACTCCGACACCGAATTGGACTTCCCAAACTTCACGAATCCACTGCCTGCCAAGGTCTTGCCCACCGCATATCTGGTAAAGGAGGCCGCCCCGGCTTACATTGGCCACGCTAGGAGGTTCCGGGAAACCAAGGGCATTTTCGTGAATACATTCGCTGAGCTCGAAAGGCATGTGTTGAAGTCCTTggtcgatgacgtcatcccgccGGTTTATCCAGTTGGACCCATATTAAACCTCACAAGGTCGACCGGTGGCACAGGACCGTCCAATGGTTCGGAGACCATGAAGTGGCTCGACAGTCAACCCGATTCGTCTGTGGTGTTCCTGTGCTTTGGAAGTCGGGGTAGCTTCGACGCGGATGCCGTGAGAGAGTTTGCCACCGCGCTTGAGCGTTGTGGGCACCGGTTCCTGTGGTCCCTACGCCAGCCGCCGCCCAAGGGCAAGGTAGGACCCCCACGTGATTATGCGAATCCCATGGAGATCCTACCAGAAGGGTTCCTCGATCGGACGGTCGAGATAGGGAAAGTGATCGGGTGGGCCCCGCAAGTGGACATCCTCGCCCACCCGGCAGTCGGGGGATTCGTGTCCCATTGTGGTTGGAACTCCACGCTGGAGAGCATATGGTTTGGCGTGCCGATCGCGGGATTGCCACTATATGCGGAGCAACAATTCAACGTGTTCGAGATGGTGGTGGAGTTGGATCTCGCTTTTGAGATTAAGATGGAGTACAGGAGGGATGTAAGGATGAAGAGTGAGACAACGGTCACCGctgaagagatagagagagggataCGGCGAGTGATGGAGCCGGATAGCGAACAGAGGAAGAAGGTAAAGGAGACGAGCGAGAAGAGCCGGAAGGCCTTGGATGAGGGCGGTTCTTCATGCTCATCCCTCCGCCGTTTGATTGACGATATCTTCAATAAGATGCCCTGA
- the LOC104433805 gene encoding anthocyanidin 3-O-glucosyltransferase 2 — protein MSATSELVFVPFPALGHLVSMLEMAKLLIDRDNRLSVMVLVMKSPLDSEIESRVESFAALVASRIRFIFLPRQNPSLEASPFAILNQFMESHKAGVRDAIAGLSACGSSRLEGLVVDMFCTSMIDVAIEFSIPSYVFIPSGGALLGLMLYLQSLQEEQHMDLTRLKGSDAELDFPCFANPLPAAKFLPAEVFMKEDCRIFLGHAQRFRETKGILVNTFTELEPRAVEALAGLGAPAVYPVGPILNIKVESIKGFEILDWLDQQSNASVVFLCFGSFGSFDQDQVKEIARALERSGCHFLWSLRQPPAKGKLEGPCDYADPAEVLPEGFIDRMAGVGRVIGWAPQVAVLAHQAIGGFVSHCGWNSTLESIWFGVPIAAWPQYAEQQLNAFQLVVELGLAAEIKMDYRRDLVKGSDSIVTADDIEGGIRKLMEGEEADERRKKVKEVSEKSRKALMEGGSSYLSLGRFIEDVRSQWASI, from the coding sequence ATGAGTGCTACATCCGAGCTCGTGTTCGTCCCATTTCCGGCCCTTGGCCACCTGGTGTCGATGCTGGAGATGGCCAAGCTCCTCATCGACCGCGACAATCGGCTCTCCGTTATGGTCCTCGTCATGAAGTCACCCCTCGACTCTGAGATCGAATCCCGTGTCGAGTCGTTTGCCGCCCTCGTCGCCTCCCGCATCCGCTTCATCTTCCTCCCTCGGCAAAACCCTTCCCTGGAGGCGTCCCCGTTTGCCATCCTCAATCAGTTCATGGAGAGCCACAAAGCTGGCGTCAGAGATGCCATCGCCGGCCTCTCCGCCTGCGGCTCGTCACGGCTTGAGGGGCTTGTCGTTGACATGTTCTGCACCTCCATGATTGACGTGGCCATCGAGTTCAGCATCCCTTCGTACGTCTTCATCCCGTCAGGTGGGGCGCTCCTCGGACTGATGCTGTACCTCCAGTCTCTCCAAGAAGAGCAACACATGGACCTGACAAGGCTCAAGGGCTCTGATGCTGAGTTGGACTTCCCATGCTTCGCTAACCCTTTGCCGGCTGCCAAATTCTTGCCCGCAGAAGTGTTCATGAAAGAAGACTGCCGGATATTCTTGGGCCACGCCCAGAGGTTTAGGGAAACCAAGGGAATTTTGGTAAATACATTCACCGAGCTAGAACCCCGCGCGGTGGAGGCCTTGGCGGGCCTTGGAGCGCCCGCAGTTTACCCCGTGGGGCCCATACTGAACATCAAGGTCGAGAGCATAAAGGGTTTTGAGATCCTGGACTGGCTCGACCAGCAGTCGAATGCGTCAGTGGTGTTCCTATGCTTCGGCAGCTTCGGGAGCTTCGACCAGGACCAGGTGAAAGAGATCGCCCGTGCGTTGGAGCGAAGCGGGTGCCACTTCCTATGGTCCCTACGGCAGCCACCAGCAAAGGGCAAGTTGGAAGGCCCCTGTGACTACGCAGATCCGGCGGAGGTCCTGCCTGAAGGTTTCATTGACAGGATGGCCGGTGTCGGGAGAGTGATTGGGTGGGCCCCACAGGTCGCGGTCCTGGCCCATCAAGCCATCGGAGGGTTCGTGTCgcactgcgggtggaactccaCCCTAGAAAGCATATGGTTTGGTGTGCCGATCGCCGCGTGGCCCCAATATGCAGAGCAACAGCTCAACGCGTTCCAACTGGTGGTGGAACTCGGCCTCGCGGCAGAGATCAAGATGGATTATCGAAGAGATCTTGTCAAAGGTAGCGACAGCATTGTGACAGCGGATGACATAGAGGGAGGGATAAGAAAGTTAATGGAGGGTGAGGAGGCCgatgagaggaggaagaaggtgaaGGAGGTGAGCGAGAAGAGCAGGAAGGCTTTGATGGAGGGCGGCTCTTCTTACTTGTCTTTGGGTCGCTTCATCGAGGATGTCCGGAGTCAATGGGCCTCCATTTAG